DNA sequence from the Sinomonas terrae genome:
CGCTCATAGAGGCCGGGAAGCGCTCGCCCCGCGAGTCCCTCCAGCTCGCGTACCCGCGTTCGGGTTCGGAATCGGTGCACGTTCCGAGCAATCTGTACATCATCGGCACGATGAACCTGGCCGACCGTTCGCTCGCCATCATGGACCTCGCGTTCCGCCGGCGCTTCGCCTTCGTCTCCCTTGAGCCGAACGTCAACGATGCTTGGCAGGAGTGGATGTCGAACCGGCACAACGTGGCCGCCGAGCACCTCGAGCTGGTCCGCAGCCGCTTCCAAGCCCTCAACGAGCGCATCGCGGACGACCCGGCGCTCGGCGGAGAGTTCCGCCTCGGCCACAGCTTCGTGACGCCGCCAGCAGAGGAGCGGGTGGCTTCCTTCCCTGACTGGTTCCGCGGAGTCGTGGACACCGAAATCGTCCCCACCCTCGAGGAGTACTGGTTCGACGATCCGGCGAAGGCTGCGGCTGCGACCGAAGCCCTCACGGAAGGACTCGTGTGACAACCTCGGGCTGGATGACGACGCCGGGAGGCACCGGCGTCGTCCCCGCCAGCGGGGCAGAGATCCCGGTCCGCAACGTGTGGCTCCTGCTGCTCTACGCCTCCGAGTTCTATCAGTCGGGCCCCGAGGCATTCGACGGGATTGAGGAGTACCCGGAGAAGCTGCCCGAACTGCTGGCCGAGCTGCTCGTGGCGAGCACCGAGGACCGCCTGCGGCGACCCCTCACGCCGTCGTTCGCCCGGACATCTCGTGACCTCAGCCGCGTCCGCGGTGGAATCGACACCCTGCGCACCGAGTCGCATCAGCTGCTTTCGCGAGGGCTCGTCGCGTGCAGGTTCGACGAGCTCACGGCCGACACGCCGCGGAATCGGATGATCCGGACGGCCCTCGAATCCGTCGCGCCACTGTGCTCCGACGAGGAGCTCCCGCGGCGCTGCCGGGCTCAATCGCAGCGGCTCGCCGGGCTCGGAGTGGGCCTGCTCAACCGCCGAGCCGGCGAGCGCGACGCACAGGTGCGGATCACTCGGAACGACGCTCGCGACCGGTCCGTGCTGCTCGCCGCGAAGCTTGCCCTCGAACTCGCTCTGCCCTCCGGCTACATGACCCCTGGCCATGGGCGCGGAGACCTGTCCGAGCGGCAGTTCCGTCACCTGTTCGAGCGGGCGGTCGGCGGCTTCTATACCGCGCACGGGACAGGCCGGGGATGGACGGTCCAGCGCGGTAGGAAGGTCGACTGGAAGGCGAGTGAGGCCACGATGGGCCTCGCAGCCGTTCTGCCCCACATGGTGACCGACGTCTGGATCGACGACGCCGTTCGGGGCCGTCGGCTCATTCTCGACACGAAATTCGCGCCCGCACTCACGGCAGGCCGTTTCGCCAAGGTCACGCTCCGAAGCGGCCACCTTTACGAGCTGTACACCTCCGTGCGGGCCCAGGAGACCTCGCCGGACCGGTTGGCGGCGTCCGCTGGCGGCCTGCTGCTGTACCCCGCCGTCGGTTGCTCCGTAGCGGAGTCGTTCGTGACCGCGGGGCACCGTCTGGGGGCGGCCACGGTCGATCTCTCGCTCTCCTCGGTCGAGGTCCGCGACCAGCTCATCGCGGCCGTCAAGCCCTACCTCGGCTAGCGCCATCGCTCAGGCCGCCTTGCACTGGCCGAGCAGGTCCTCCGCCTTGCGGTGTTCGGCGTCGGTCATCCAGAGCCCATACTCCGCTTTGACCTCGACCACCCGGACCGCGTATTGGCACCGGTACGTCCGCTGCGGCGGGAGCCACGTCGCGAGGTCGCCGTCACCCTTCTGCTGATTCGCTGTGCCGTCCACGGCAAGCAGGTTGGCGGGGTCGTTCGCGAAGGCCCGCCGTCGCTCCGCTGACCAGTGCTGGGCGCCCTTCTGCCACGCGTCAGAGAGGGGCACGACGTGGTCGATCTGAACGTCAGCGGAACGCTCCCCACGGGCAAAGCTGATGTGCTTCGCCGTGTACGGGTCGTCGAGCGTCCCTGACGAGACGATGCATCGCGCCGAGCTCTTGGCGAAGACGACGTCGTGGAGGTCTCGGGCCAAGACGTCGTTCCGCGTGTCGCAGCCGTTGCGGTCGACGTCGTCCCATGCCTCCCCGAAGCGTTCCCGCGTGTACCCCGTCTTGGGAGCACGCCCCTCGACGCCGATCCGGCCGAGCGCGGCCTTCGCGGTCGCGAGCCGCTCGGCAGGGACGCTCCCGATCTGGGAGGCCGCCCAAGGCGCGGGCGAGGCGAGGCCCGGCGGATCGATGATCCCTCCGAGCCACGCCGCAAGCACGGCCAAGGCGACGACGATGATGAGCGAGACGGATCGACGCAGCAGCCCGGCTCGACGGGCGGCGCGGAGGCGCGGCGGCATGGACTCCCCCAAAAAGATAGCGGTGCTGTCCCTCGACTCTAGGCGAGAGGAACAGCACCGCTTCCGTCGTTCGGGGGCTATGTGGATAACCACCCCCGATCACTTCAGGAGAGCATCACTTTAGGAGAACGCCACGTCCTTGGTCGTGTGGTTGTACTCGATGGTGACCGGGCCGCCGTCGTGCCTGAGCTCGTGGTTCGCCCCGTTCGGGAAGCCGAACGCGCCGTAGTTCTCGTCCCAGGACCGGTTGATGGCGATCTTGAACGAGTAGGTGCCCGCCGGCAGCTCGACCGTGCGACGCCAGACGGACGTCTCGGGGTCGAGACCCATCTGAACCGCGTCGAGGCTCGGCTCCCAGTCGGCCTCGGCACCGAGAGCGGCGCCGAAGTCACCAGCGATCGCGACCGAACCGGGCTGCGGGGCAGGCGCCTGCGACCCGTTCGATTCAGCGAGGTTCGACTCGGCTGCGGCTTCCTCCTCGGCAAGCGCCTCGGCGGCTTCCGCGACAACCTCCGCGGCTTCTCCCACCTTCTCGGCGACCTTCTGCGCCGTCGTCCGCTTGGCGGCCGCCTTCTTGCCGGCCTTCTTCTTGACCGGCGACTCCGCGGGCACGGCGACCTCCGCGGGGATCGGCGTCCCTTGGGCGAGCGCTTCGGCAAGCGTGTCGACGGTCGGGAACGCCACGAGCGCGCGGAGCCCCTCATCCGTAATCGACCAGCCCGAGCGGCCCTTGACCATCCAGCCGGCCTTCACGAGCTTGGCCGTGGCAGTCGTGAGCGCCTTGTGGCCGCGCGGAATGCCGCCGGACAGGAGCGTCGCCTCATTATCGTCGAACGGCACGAGCTCAACAGCCTGGGCGAGGACGGTACCGGCGTTCGGGTTCTCCCCTGCCCAGCGAGCCTCGGCCAGCCCGTCGAGCACCGCCTTCAGTCGAGCATCCAGCTTCTCGGAGGCGTTCTTCGCCATCCCATCCCCTCTCATTGCGTGGATCACACACCTTGCCTCCCCATGCTTGCGGGTTACTCGTGGGTTCGAGACAAGGTGACCGACTGTGACGCACGCTTGTGCCGCCACAGACCGGTATGCCCAGAGTAGACGCTCTGGGTATTCAGCATCTTAATTGCAGACTACGGTTTGCCGCAGGTGGGTCGAACAAAAATGTCGGACCCGGGTGATCTCATGGTGTCGAGGGTACGGAAGGAGTCTCATGTTCTTTCTCGGCAACCAGACCGGGCTCGTGTTCTCCGCCTCTGACATTGTGACGGCGGCGAAGTGCGAGTTCGCGCTTCTGCGGCAACTCGACGAGAAGCTCGGCCTCGTCCCACGCCTCGTGGTGAGCGACCCGATGCGGGACCGCGCAGCCCTTCTCGGCGATCGCCACGAGCGGACGATTCTGGATGGATTCCGGCGCAAGTACGGGCCGTGGTCACCGGGCCGAGAAGGCGGCGTCGCCGAGATCGCTGAAGTGACCGCGATGGAGCGGGAGATCCTCGACGCGAAGCACGCGGAGTCGCTCGAGGCGCTGCGGGCAGGTGCCGACGTCGTCTATCAGGCAGGCTTCTTCGACGGGCACTTCCACGGGCGCTCCGACTTCCTGGTCCGTCAGGCCGACGGCCGCTATCAGGTTTTCGACACGAAGCTCGCGCGTCACGCGAAGGTCGAGGCGCTCCTCCAACTCGCCGCATACGGCGAGCAGCTCGCCCAGGCCGGCTTCCCGCCGTCGGACGAGGTGACGCTCATCCTCGGCACCGGAGATGAGGCGTCGTTCAGCCTCCCCGACCTGCTTCCTGCCTACCGCGAACGACGCCGGAGGGTCACCGATCTCACAGCCGCGCACCTTGCGCTCGGCCGCCCCGCAGAGTGGGATTCGCCCGGGGTTGCCGCGTGCGGGCGCTGCGAGTATTGCGCGGTTCAGGTCGCCGAACACCGCGATGTGCTGCTCGTGGCCGGCATGAACCTCGCCCGGCGGAAGAAGCTGCGCGAAGCCGGGGTCCGGACCATCGACGAGCTGGCGGCAGTCCCTGAGCCAGCCGAGGACGCGGCTCTGGCGCGCCTGCGTGATCAGGCGCGCTTCCAAGCAGGACTTGAAACGGGCGACGGCGGAGCCCTCGCCCCTGCCCACGGCGACGAGCCCGCACACGAAGTCCGGTTCAAGGTCCTCCCCCAGCACACCATCGGCGCCCTCCCGCCGTCGGACGCAGGGGATGTCTACTTCGACTTCGAGGGTGACCCGCTGTGGCAGGACGCCACGACGGGCCTCTGGGGCATCGAGTACCTCTTCGGCGTCGTCGAGCCGCCAACGGACGACGACGAACCCTACTTCCGCCCGTTCCTCGCCCACACCTTGGCAGAGGAAAAAGAGGCCTTCCTCGCCTTCGTCGAGTACATCGAGCAGAGGCGTTCGCGGCATCCGCGGATGCACGTCTACCACTATGCGGCCTACGAGAAGACCGCCTTGAGGCGCCTCTCGCAGCGGCACGCGGCGGCCGAGGACGTCATCGACACGTGGCTGCGCGAGGGGCTGCTCGTCGACCTCTACGAGACCGTCCGCCACAGCATCCGGATCTCCGAGCGTTCTTACTCGATCAAGAAGCTCGAACCGCTCTACATGGGCAGCGACCTGCGCACGGCCGAGCTCAAGAGCGCGGCCGGATCGGTCGAGATGTATGCGGCGTTCTGCGCTGCACGGGCGGAGGGGGACGAAGTCGAGGCCAAGCGGCTGATCGACCTCATCCTCGAATACAACCAGGATGACTGCGTCTCAACCCTGCGTCTGGATCGTTGGCTCCGGGAACTCGGCGGCGTGAGCCCGGGCGCGCGGGCTCTCGCGCGAGAGGTGGCCGAGCCGCCCATCCTCACGGAGCCTGAACCTGCTGAGAGGCCGCTGCTCGAATACCTGGAACGACGCGGCAGCGACGGCACCGAGGCCGGGACGCAAGATGGCCAGGCGGCCGCCGACGACACCGCGATCGCGTTGCTCGCCGCGGCCGTTCGCTACTACCCGCGGGAGCGCAAATCCTACTGGTGGTCGCACTTTGACCGGCTGGAACGTCCTCTCTCCGAGCTTGAGGCCGTCCGCGACGCGTTCGTTGTGCGTGAGGCGGAGGTTCTCGACGACTGGAAGCCGGACAAGCAGACGTGGGCCCGAACGGTCCGGCTCAAGGGGCAGATAGCACCCGGTTCGGACTTCCGGACGAGCCGAAAGTGGTTCCGGGAGTTCGCGCAGCCCCTGCCCCCGCCCCTCCAGCCGACGGATGCCCAGGGCCTCGGCCGGAATGGCATTGCGGGAACCACCCTGCTGGATGTGAGCTCGGATGGCGTGGACGACGTGCTGGAGGTATTCGAGAAGACTCGGAAGGGCATGGAGCCCTACGCGCAGCTCCCGGTGGCCCTCACCGAGGATCCGCCCCCCGACTCGAAATCCATCGAGGCTGCACAGCGAGAGCTCGCGGTCCGGGCTGCCGAGGCGCTCCCCCGGATGCTTGAACAGCCTTCCATCGACCTCTTGCGTCGTATTCCGCCGAGGACGCGAGACGGCGCTTCGCTCCCGCGCGCAGTGGACGCCGCCGGACTGTCCTCCGCCATCGAGGCAGCAGTCCGTCTGCTCGACCGGTCCTACCTCGCGGTGCAGGGACCTCCCGGGAGCGGGAAGACGTTCGTGGCCAGTCAGGTCATCGAGCGGCTCGTCGCGTCCGGTTGGAAGGTCGGTGTCGTCGGGAACTCCCACGCTGTAGTCGAGAACGTGCTGTGCAAGGCGATCGAGGCCGGCGTTCCGGCCGAGCACGTAGCGAAGAAGCTCAAGGACGGCTCCGATCCGGGGTCTCCGGTCCTCTGGAGTCACGTCGGAGACAAGGCCGTCTCGACGCTCCTCGGCCTCCCGGGTGGATGCCTCGTCGGCGGCACGGCATGGACCATGACGGGGTCATCGGTTCCGGCCGGTTCGCTTGACCTTCTCGTCGTCGACGAGGCCGGGCAGTTCTCGCTCGCGAATACGATTGCGGTCAGCCGCGCTGCATCGCGCTTGCTTCTCCTCGGCGACCCCCAGCAACTCCCTCAAGTGAGCCAAGGGCAGCATCCCGAACCAGTCGACACGTCCGCGCTCGGCTGGCTTGCCGATGGCGAGGCCGTGCTCCCCGAACGCTTCGGCTACTTCCTGCCACAGTCCTGGCGCATGTCGCCGGCGCTCTGCGAGAAGGTCTCGCGACTCTCCTACGCGGGTCGCTTGGAATCGGCATCAGCAGCGCGGGGACGTTCCCTCGAAGGGGTTCCGTCCGGCGTCGAGGCTGTCTTCGTGGACCATGCCGGGAACGCGACGGCCTCCGCTGAGGAAGCCGCCGAAGTCGTGAGGCAGGTACGGAAGCACCTCGGCCTCGCTTGGCACGACGGGCGCGCGACCCGCAAGCTCGGTCCC
Encoded proteins:
- a CDS encoding 5-methylcytosine restriction system specificity protein McrC, whose product is MTTSGWMTTPGGTGVVPASGAEIPVRNVWLLLLYASEFYQSGPEAFDGIEEYPEKLPELLAELLVASTEDRLRRPLTPSFARTSRDLSRVRGGIDTLRTESHQLLSRGLVACRFDELTADTPRNRMIRTALESVAPLCSDEELPRRCRAQSQRLAGLGVGLLNRRAGERDAQVRITRNDARDRSVLLAAKLALELALPSGYMTPGHGRGDLSERQFRHLFERAVGGFYTAHGTGRGWTVQRGRKVDWKASEATMGLAAVLPHMVTDVWIDDAVRGRRLILDTKFAPALTAGRFAKVTLRSGHLYELYTSVRAQETSPDRLAASAGGLLLYPAVGCSVAESFVTAGHRLGAATVDLSLSSVEVRDQLIAAVKPYLG
- a CDS encoding HNH endonuclease family protein, producing the protein MPPRLRAARRAGLLRRSVSLIIVVALAVLAAWLGGIIDPPGLASPAPWAASQIGSVPAERLATAKAALGRIGVEGRAPKTGYTRERFGEAWDDVDRNGCDTRNDVLARDLHDVVFAKSSARCIVSSGTLDDPYTAKHISFARGERSADVQIDHVVPLSDAWQKGAQHWSAERRRAFANDPANLLAVDGTANQQKGDGDLATWLPPQRTYRCQYAVRVVEVKAEYGLWMTDAEHRKAEDLLGQCKAA
- a CDS encoding pullulanase X25 domain-containing protein yields the protein MAKNASEKLDARLKAVLDGLAEARWAGENPNAGTVLAQAVELVPFDDNEATLLSGGIPRGHKALTTATAKLVKAGWMVKGRSGWSITDEGLRALVAFPTVDTLAEALAQGTPIPAEVAVPAESPVKKKAGKKAAAKRTTAQKVAEKVGEAAEVVAEAAEALAEEEAAAESNLAESNGSQAPAPQPGSVAIAGDFGAALGAEADWEPSLDAVQMGLDPETSVWRRTVELPAGTYSFKIAINRSWDENYGAFGFPNGANHELRHDGGPVTIEYNHTTKDVAFS
- a CDS encoding TM0106 family RecB-like putative nuclease is translated as MFFLGNQTGLVFSASDIVTAAKCEFALLRQLDEKLGLVPRLVVSDPMRDRAALLGDRHERTILDGFRRKYGPWSPGREGGVAEIAEVTAMEREILDAKHAESLEALRAGADVVYQAGFFDGHFHGRSDFLVRQADGRYQVFDTKLARHAKVEALLQLAAYGEQLAQAGFPPSDEVTLILGTGDEASFSLPDLLPAYRERRRRVTDLTAAHLALGRPAEWDSPGVAACGRCEYCAVQVAEHRDVLLVAGMNLARRKKLREAGVRTIDELAAVPEPAEDAALARLRDQARFQAGLETGDGGALAPAHGDEPAHEVRFKVLPQHTIGALPPSDAGDVYFDFEGDPLWQDATTGLWGIEYLFGVVEPPTDDDEPYFRPFLAHTLAEEKEAFLAFVEYIEQRRSRHPRMHVYHYAAYEKTALRRLSQRHAAAEDVIDTWLREGLLVDLYETVRHSIRISERSYSIKKLEPLYMGSDLRTAELKSAAGSVEMYAAFCAARAEGDEVEAKRLIDLILEYNQDDCVSTLRLDRWLRELGGVSPGARALAREVAEPPILTEPEPAERPLLEYLERRGSDGTEAGTQDGQAAADDTAIALLAAAVRYYPRERKSYWWSHFDRLERPLSELEAVRDAFVVREAEVLDDWKPDKQTWARTVRLKGQIAPGSDFRTSRKWFREFAQPLPPPLQPTDAQGLGRNGIAGTTLLDVSSDGVDDVLEVFEKTRKGMEPYAQLPVALTEDPPPDSKSIEAAQRELAVRAAEALPRMLEQPSIDLLRRIPPRTRDGASLPRAVDAAGLSSAIEAAVRLLDRSYLAVQGPPGSGKTFVASQVIERLVASGWKVGVVGNSHAVVENVLCKAIEAGVPAEHVAKKLKDGSDPGSPVLWSHVGDKAVSTLLGLPGGCLVGGTAWTMTGSSVPAGSLDLLVVDEAGQFSLANTIAVSRAASRLLLLGDPQQLPQVSQGQHPEPVDTSALGWLADGEAVLPERFGYFLPQSWRMSPALCEKVSRLSYAGRLESASAARGRSLEGVPSGVEAVFVDHAGNATASAEEAAEVVRQVRKHLGLAWHDGRATRKLGPEDLIVVAPYNAQVNLIRSELDAAGLHATPVGTVDRFQGQEAVVAIVSMACSDPSEAPRGMEFLLNRNRINVAVSRAMWRAVVVRSRRLTAYLPTKPATLEDLGAFIGLCEG